The following proteins are encoded in a genomic region of Pseudodesulfovibrio mercurii:
- a CDS encoding mechanosensitive ion channel domain-containing protein codes for MRTRTTFLATVLCLACLLAGPGAALASSPAALAAMTGGSGGGKGKKAEAVIPPDATPNQLNEILASMSDEQVRRLLIEELRKDAAPPAVEQGPAGVAGAIVRAKQFVQKVRERLAYLFSGAAQAPRLLPEAFRKSLTGEGVHPPGELGLGLLVVTVLWFLSRWVVVRRASGLRRRLEDVEPNASLAVKAGRLLARAGFDLLAVACVALITLIPYLMIFNEPAKGRPVIFIWLAAMLVVELVRLVARFILAPDMGGLRFLPLGDDSARYLFRWIVRVAWVVAVGILASSLVEMTRGSELVYLMIMAGTGFVVAAMVSLLALWNKRPVAEAIRRVVPPNSLRFQLAGSWHVGVIVYALGFWFFWVVGLLVFGREAMLAGVYTLLLVPSYLLVDWGCQRLVAFASGLADAPVDDQDEETVVEGVPNIGKFQHFLSVGFRILVLAGAAFLLLRIWGINLAFGEATVGAGFDILLTLVLAYIFWVFISNYIEKRLKAKDEPAEDQGEGGGEGGGGPGGDRFATLLQLVKKFIFAALSVITVLIILSSLGVDIGPLIAGASVFGIAIGFGAQTLVKDIISGIFFLMDDAFRVGDYIVVGSAMGTVEEISVRSFKLRHHLGPLYTIPFGSIKEVQNMTRDWAVMKLQYLVPFDTDLGEIKKIIKRINKEIRAVPELNEFMLSDIKSQGVKAMEQYGMRMRVKFMTKPGGQFTLRKLVLAKMRKYFAEAGIEFAKPYVSVHIPGHEQLTPEEEAQVAAAASQLVAEEGAKKKKH; via the coding sequence ATGCGAACACGAACCACATTTCTGGCCACGGTCCTGTGCCTGGCCTGTCTTCTGGCCGGGCCCGGCGCGGCCCTCGCTTCCTCACCGGCGGCCCTGGCCGCGATGACCGGCGGCTCCGGCGGGGGCAAGGGCAAGAAGGCGGAAGCGGTCATCCCGCCCGACGCCACCCCCAACCAGCTCAACGAGATCCTGGCCTCCATGAGCGACGAGCAGGTCCGCCGTCTGCTCATCGAGGAGTTGCGCAAGGACGCGGCTCCCCCGGCCGTCGAGCAGGGACCCGCAGGGGTGGCCGGCGCCATCGTCCGGGCCAAGCAGTTCGTGCAGAAGGTTCGGGAGCGGTTAGCCTATCTCTTTTCCGGCGCGGCCCAGGCTCCGAGGCTGCTGCCCGAGGCATTCCGCAAGTCCCTGACCGGCGAGGGCGTGCACCCGCCCGGAGAGCTCGGCCTCGGCCTGCTCGTGGTCACGGTCCTGTGGTTCCTGTCGCGCTGGGTCGTGGTCCGACGCGCCTCCGGGCTGCGCAGGCGCCTTGAGGACGTGGAGCCGAACGCGTCCCTGGCGGTCAAGGCCGGACGGCTCCTGGCCCGGGCCGGTTTCGACCTGCTCGCCGTGGCCTGCGTGGCCCTGATCACCCTGATTCCCTATCTGATGATCTTCAACGAGCCCGCCAAGGGCCGCCCTGTCATCTTCATCTGGCTGGCGGCCATGCTCGTGGTGGAGCTGGTCCGGCTGGTCGCGCGGTTCATCCTGGCCCCGGACATGGGGGGGCTGCGCTTCCTGCCCCTGGGCGACGACTCCGCCCGGTATCTGTTCCGGTGGATCGTGCGCGTGGCCTGGGTGGTGGCCGTGGGCATCCTGGCCAGTTCCCTGGTGGAGATGACCCGAGGCAGCGAGCTGGTCTACCTGATGATCATGGCCGGGACCGGCTTTGTCGTGGCCGCCATGGTCAGCCTGCTGGCCCTGTGGAACAAGCGGCCCGTGGCCGAGGCCATCCGGCGGGTCGTACCGCCCAACTCCCTGCGGTTTCAGCTGGCCGGTTCGTGGCACGTGGGCGTCATCGTCTACGCCCTGGGCTTCTGGTTCTTCTGGGTGGTCGGGCTGCTCGTCTTCGGCCGCGAGGCCATGCTCGCCGGGGTCTACACCCTGCTCCTGGTCCCGTCCTACCTGCTGGTGGACTGGGGCTGCCAGCGGCTGGTGGCCTTCGCCTCCGGGCTGGCGGACGCGCCCGTGGACGACCAGGATGAGGAGACCGTGGTGGAGGGCGTGCCCAACATCGGCAAGTTCCAGCATTTCCTGTCCGTGGGCTTCCGCATCCTGGTCCTGGCCGGGGCCGCGTTCCTGCTGCTCCGGATCTGGGGCATCAACCTGGCCTTCGGCGAGGCCACGGTGGGCGCGGGCTTCGACATCCTGCTGACCCTGGTCCTGGCCTACATCTTCTGGGTGTTCATCTCGAACTACATCGAGAAGCGGCTCAAGGCCAAGGACGAGCCCGCCGAGGACCAAGGCGAGGGCGGCGGCGAGGGCGGCGGCGGACCCGGCGGCGACCGGTTCGCGACCCTGCTCCAGCTGGTCAAGAAGTTCATCTTCGCGGCTCTGTCCGTGATCACCGTGCTGATCATCCTGTCGTCGCTCGGCGTGGACATCGGTCCGCTCATCGCGGGCGCGTCGGTCTTCGGCATCGCCATCGGCTTCGGGGCCCAGACCCTGGTCAAGGACATCATCTCCGGCATCTTCTTCCTCATGGACGACGCCTTCCGGGTGGGCGACTACATCGTGGTGGGCAGCGCCATGGGCACGGTGGAGGAGATCTCGGTCCGTTCCTTCAAGCTCCGGCACCATCTCGGCCCGCTGTACACCATCCCCTTCGGGTCCATCAAAGAGGTCCAGAACATGACCCGCGACTGGGCGGTCATGAAGCTCCAGTACCTGGTCCCGTTCGACACGGACCTGGGCGAGATCAAGAAGATCATCAAGCGGATCAACAAGGAAATCAGGGCGGTGCCGGAACTCAACGAGTTCATGCTCTCGGATATCAAGAGCCAGGGCGTCAAGGCCATGGAGCAGTACGGCATGCGCATGCGGGTCAAGTTCATGACCAAGCCCGGCGGCCAGTTCACCCTGCGCAAGCTGGTCCTGGCCAAGATGCGCAAGTACTTCGCCGAGGCGGGCATCGAGTTCGCCAAGCCCTACGTGTCCGTGCACATCCCCGGACACGAGCAGCTGACCCCCGAGGAGGAGGCCCAGGTGGCGGCCGCCGCCTCCCAGCTCGTGGCCGAGGAAGGCGCCAAGAAGAAGAAACATTAA